A section of the Oncorhynchus gorbuscha isolate QuinsamMale2020 ecotype Even-year linkage group LG04, OgorEven_v1.0, whole genome shotgun sequence genome encodes:
- the vamp8 gene encoding vesicle-associated membrane protein 8, giving the protein MSNDMEKGEVVEQDKVKTLQSQVDGVKDIMTQNVDRILARGERLDDLMGKSEDLQAGAQNFKHTSQKVARSYWWKNMKLWVVIVVIVLVIILIIVLLATGVIPTSSPASPLPTPTKAQ; this is encoded by the exons GAGAAGGGTGAGGTGGTGGAGCAGGACAAGGTGAAGACCCTGCAATCTCAGGTGGATGGGGTGAAGGACATAATGACCCAGAACGTGGACCGGATCCTGGCCCGGGGTGAGAGGCTGGACGACCTGATGGGCAAGTCAGAGGACCTGCAGGCTGGG gcTCAGAACTTCAAGCACACGTCTCAGAAGGTGGCTCGTTCCTACTGGTGGAAGAACATGAAGCTGTGGGTGGTGATAGTGGTCATCGTCCTCGTCATAATCCTCATCATCGTACTGCTCGCCACTGGAGTCATCCCTACTAGCTCGCCTGCTTCCCCTCTTCCCACACCCACAAAAGCGCAATAA